TGATAACGATGCCGGTTTCCTCGCAGCGCTGCGCCAGGCGGCTGTAGACGCCGTACAGTTCTGATAGCGGCGTCGCGCCGAGGTTGTTGACCAGGGCGATGACGCGATCGCCTTTTTGCAATGCTTTTTTCGCCTGCGGTACGTCCTGCCATGCGCCTTTGACGTTATCCCACTGGCGCAGCGTGCGGCTGTAGGTGCCGTTCTCCAGTAGGGTTTCGAACATTTCATCGACGGTGCGATCGAGGGAAGTGAAGCGGCGGCGATCGATGCCCGGCTCGCCGTGAATACCCACGCCGAACTCCATTTCGTCATCCTGTAATTCGAATGAGGGCTGCCCGGCGGCCGGGACAGTACAGGCGCCGAGCGCGATACCGATAGAGTGACCGAGGTTGTTGAGACTACGTCCCAGTTCGGCGCAGTCTTGCAAAGAGTCGCCGCGTTCAGCCGCCGCGCCAACCAGCTTCTCAATGAGCACGGTATTGGCAACACCGCGACGCCCGGCGGTGTAAAGGCTGTCTTTTACCGCCACATCGTCATCGATCACAACGGTGGTAACCTTCACACCGCTTTCATGCAGTAGTTCGGTGGCGGTTTCGAAGTTAAGAATGTCGCCGGTATAGTTTTTGATAATCAGCAGTACGCCTTCGCCGCCGTCGATGTTCATGGCGCATTCGAACATTTTATCCGGCGTAGGGGAGGTAAAAATCTCACCCGGGCAGGCACCGGAGAGCATCCCCTTGCCGATATAGCCGCAATGCATCGGCTCATGACCGCTGCCGCCGCCGGAGAGCAGCGCCACTTTTCCCGCGACCGGGGCATCGGCACGGGTCACGTAGACCGGGTCCTGGTGAAGCGTGAGTTCAGGGTGCGCTTTCGCCAGGCCAGCTAATTGTTCACTCAGTACATCTTCGACACGGTTAATCAGTTTTTTCATTGCTTATTCTCCGTCGGAGGTTGCCGATGCGGCCTCTCTGCTGACGGAGGCGGTCATCGTGTAGGGGTACCGCCTGACGATATGCGATATCCGGCGATGTATTGATTCTGGCTGAGTTAGCGGAAAAAAAAATCGTCATAAAACGGGTTTCATTACGGAACGCGATTGTCATTTTATGTTCCTTAATGAAACATTTTTAATCAGGGAAATGGAAAAATGCGACGCAAAGCTATTTTTCTACCTTGCTTTACATACCCGGAAGGCGCTGGCAAAGAAATAGTTTTTGCTGCTAATGCTGCCTGTACTGGTGGAAAACACGACCAGTCATTCGGTTTCAGACCTGTTTTTATGCCAAACGAGCGGATCGGGATCGCAATCCCAGCGTTTGATGTGAATTTACGTTCCAATATGAAACGATAATTTTTGTTATCCGTTTCATATCGGGACAAAAATGCGAAACATTTTTTTGCCCGCCGCTCGCCCTACAGTGATGACATCGCTCAGGTAGCGCTTTCGTTCCCGCTCTTAATTCGAGGCTGGAAGAAGAAATGCCGGGGCTCATCATGTAAAACATGCACTTATTTGAGGGTGAACGGAATGCTAAAAGTTATTCAATCTCCAGCCAAATATCTCCAGGGTCCAGATGCCTCCACTCTGTTTGGTCAGTACGCTAAAAACCTGGCGGACAGCTTTTTCGTGATTGCCGATGACTTCGTGATGAAGCTGGCGGGAGATAAAGTGTTGAATGGCCTGAACAGCCACAATATCAGCTGCCATGCTGAGCGCTTTAACGGTGAGTGCAGCCATGTTGAAATCAATCGCCTGATTGCCATTCTGAAACAGCACGGCTGTCGCGGCGTAGTGGGTATTGGCGGCGGGAAAACGCTCGATACGGCAAAAGCGATTGGTTACTACCAGAAGCTGCCGGTGGTGGTGATCCCAACGATTGCCTCCACCGATGCGCCAACCAGCGCGCTGTCGGTTATCTACACCGAAGCCGGTGAGTTTGAAGAGTACCTGATTTACCCGAAAAACCCGGATATGGTGGTGATGGATACGGCAATTATCGCTAAAGCGCCGGTACGTCTGCTGGTGGCCGGGATGGGTGATGCGCTTTCAACCTGGTTTGAAGCGAAGGCCTGCTATGACTCCAGAGCCACCAGTATGGCGGGTGGTCAGTCTACGGCGGCGGCCTTGAGCCTGGCGCGCCTGTGCTATGATACGTTGCTGGCGGAAGGGGAAAAAGCCCGTCTCGCCGCTCAGGCCGGGGTCGTCACCGATGCGCTGGAGCGTATTGTTGAAGCGAATACCTACCTCAGCGGTATCGGCTTTGAAAGCAGCGGTCTGGCCGCGGCGCACGCCATTCACAACGGTTTCACCATCCTCGAAGAGTGCCATCATTTGTACCACGGCGAAAAAGTTGCTTTTGGCACCCTGGCGCAGCTGGTGCTGCAAAACAGCCCAATGGAAGAGATCGAAACCGTGCTGAACTTCTGCCAGAAAGTTGGCCTGCCGGTGACGTTGGCGCAGATGGGCGTGAAAGAGGGTATCGACGAGAAAATTCAGGCGGTAGCGAAAGCGACCTGCGCTGAAGGCGAAACCATCCACAATATGCCGTTCCCGGTCAGCGCCCAGAGCGTGCATGCGGCGATTCTGACCGCTGACCTGCTTGGGCAGCAGTGGCTGGCGCGTTGATTTATCGTCGGCCTGCCCGGCCTGGCTAAAATATCCCTTCGGCGGTTTCCGTCGAAGGGTTTGTCGTTTTTAACACAGCGGAAATGGATATGACGGCGCAGACTCAACGCTTTCCTTCGGTGATAACTCAGTCATGGCATCGTTGCAGCAAGTTTATGCAGCGGGAAACCTGGCAGGCGCCGCATCAGGCGCAGGGACTGACCTTTGAATCGATTTGCCGGCGCAAGACCGCGCTGCTGACGATTGGTCAGGCGGCGCTGGAAGATGCCTGGGAGTTTATGGATAGCCGTCCCTGCGCGTTATTTATTCTTGATGAGTCCGCCTGTATTCTCAGCCGCTGCGGCGATCCGCAGACTATTGCCCAACTGGCGGAACTGGGGTTTCTCGACGGCAGCTACTGTGCAGAAAGCATTATCGGCAGTTGTGCGCTCTCGCTGGCCTCAATGCTCGGACAGCCGGTGAAAACCTCTGGCGATCAGCATTTTAAGCAGGTTCTGCATGGTTGGTCGTTCAGCTCCACGCCGGTGTTTGATAACCACGGACGCCTGTTTG
This Klebsiella sp. RHBSTW-00484 DNA region includes the following protein-coding sequences:
- the dhaK gene encoding dihydroxyacetone kinase subunit DhaK produces the protein MKKLINRVEDVLSEQLAGLAKAHPELTLHQDPVYVTRADAPVAGKVALLSGGGSGHEPMHCGYIGKGMLSGACPGEIFTSPTPDKMFECAMNIDGGEGVLLIIKNYTGDILNFETATELLHESGVKVTTVVIDDDVAVKDSLYTAGRRGVANTVLIEKLVGAAAERGDSLQDCAELGRSLNNLGHSIGIALGACTVPAAGQPSFELQDDEMEFGVGIHGEPGIDRRRFTSLDRTVDEMFETLLENGTYSRTLRQWDNVKGAWQDVPQAKKALQKGDRVIALVNNLGATPLSELYGVYSRLAQRCEETGIVIKRNLIGSYCTSLDMVGFSITLLKADDETLALWDAPVHTPALNWGK
- a CDS encoding glycerol dehydrogenase, coding for MLKVIQSPAKYLQGPDASTLFGQYAKNLADSFFVIADDFVMKLAGDKVLNGLNSHNISCHAERFNGECSHVEINRLIAILKQHGCRGVVGIGGGKTLDTAKAIGYYQKLPVVVIPTIASTDAPTSALSVIYTEAGEFEEYLIYPKNPDMVVMDTAIIAKAPVRLLVAGMGDALSTWFEAKACYDSRATSMAGGQSTAAALSLARLCYDTLLAEGEKARLAAQAGVVTDALERIVEANTYLSGIGFESSGLAAAHAIHNGFTILEECHHLYHGEKVAFGTLAQLVLQNSPMEEIETVLNFCQKVGLPVTLAQMGVKEGIDEKIQAVAKATCAEGETIHNMPFPVSAQSVHAAILTADLLGQQWLAR